One Vitis vinifera cultivar Pinot Noir 40024 chromosome 15, ASM3070453v1 genomic window, ACAACTCACAAGATAAGGCCCCATGCAAAAGGTCACGTGGAGTGACCAATGCCATTGCAAAAGagcatgattttttattttttttttgtattttcacccattttttggcttttttatttttgtattttattcatttatggatataatatttataaatgagAACATGAGAATTCCATGAATGTAGTTTCAAAGGGAGAGATAGGATTGATTGGGTGAATCATGGAAAATTTTATTggattcattattattattataaaagaggaaattttgatttattaaaattttattaatataatattgtagtcaaataaaattttaataactacattaataataattttaaatttatttcttggttttcaattattttctttattttatatgatttgattaaatgaaaattttcacataTGCAAGTGTCATGCAGCCAAAATACATTATTGACTattgttaaattaattatatttctaattaacATATAGTTTAACTCAATGATTATTAATAGGTCATTCAATATTTATGAAGATGATAGTATGTATTTAATATTACTCATTGGATTTATATGCAATTATTCATCTATTACCAAAGTATGCTTTTGAGTTGATTGTTAAGTTTTGTTGGATTGGTTTTAAGATGTGAAAGgctattatttaaattaaataagtgTTTTAATACAGTATTTTAATAGATGCGGCTTTGGCATTTTGAGAAAAACTTATCATACTTGAATTTCTAAGTCCAAGTAAATGACATCGGAATCTTTGTCTATGAGATTTTACTCCTTTCAACTCCATCTAATTTGATTAGATCTCTATTTTGGAGCTTAGTTTAAATTTTGGACACAAGGTTTAAGGATAAAAGATGAAGTAGTCTATTTTTGGGTTATGGGAGGACAGTACGAACCTCACATGGGAGTTTTGTGATGAatgtttcattttgatttttaaattatgaatctCGATGCAAAAATCACAATAATGGACTCACTTGGAGGATTAGACGAGCAAATAGGGTGATATCAAAGAACATGCATGCATCAAGGTTCATAACCTTTTGAGGAAGAATTTACAAATGAGACCTCTTTGACTTTCAAACAAGGATGACTATGGttgtattaaaaaaactttcaatataatttatttttcgtgaaaatattttaattaactttatattttcatatttaatgaaatataaatagTATTTATTGGTGTAAGGAGTTTTGTAGGTTTGTGATGttccacatcggataggggagaatgttcctgactctatatatgtagagactcctcttaaccaagtagacgcgttttaaagtcgtgagggctctcttgggcccaaagcggacaatatctaaaTGGTTgagtgcgggtcgttacaaatggtatcagagccgatcctcgaccccggtgtgggggtttgtttggctctgtaaggggtgtttgtttgtttggccacAACGAGGATGTTGTGTCTGTATGGGGGGATATTTGTGATGTTTCACATcagataggggagaatgtttctggcgctatatatgtagaggctcctcttaaccaagtagacgctttttaaagccgtgagggctctcttgggcccaaagcggacaatatctaaatggttgggtgcgggtcatTACAAGGTTGGTAGATGGTCAAGCCTAAAATCATCCTAACCTTTGCTTAGTGAGCAAATGACAACTTGCTTTGTGGGAATGAGCTTTTGCCCTTTCTATAATCAAGTTATTTTAAGGACGCCTAATAATGCATAAAACAATTGGCTCAGGGTTGGAAGTTCAATCTTAGCAACAAGTGTGGAGTGTAAAGTTGAGTATGGGTGATGAATTAGGGTTGAAAGGGTGACAAATATGATTGCTTTCTTCCAAGGCTTAAGTGCTCTCATCTAGTCGTCATTGACCTAACCATGGGTGATTTACCATAGTTAGGTTAACATACATTTAGTTGGCTTACAGTAATAAAGTTTAGATACCATTTATTAGTAAACTCTTGATCTCCTAGGCGACATATGGGCTATCATGCCTTAGTTATTATTAGTTGATTAGGGATGCCCAAATAGTGTTTGATGGACAATCAGAAATGCTCCATACTAATGGGATAAGTCAACATCCACATGCCCGTAGTTGTGCCAACTTTTAGAGTGAACCTACTTGAGTTAAAGGATTTAAGTAGCCTTGTAGTTGTGGATTTTTACATAAGGCCATATAATACTCAATCAAGTTGATAGCTCTGGTTGTGCATCAATGTTCAGGCTTGCTGTTATGGGCTTTTTTATAGACTAAATGTTTGTAGATTCATAGTGTTTGGGGAATGATAACTCTTGCTTGTCCATAACGGTGTTGGCCTTAAGGTCTTTGTggatttttttagggtttagatTTGTCTAGGAGGACCCATTGCTTCAATGCTGCCATTCTCGACCATATGGTGCATGAGAGGTTAAATGATGCTTGGACTTTCTGTACACCTATGGATGGGAAGTTGGTTCAACTTAAGAAGGAATGAGGAGAAAGCATGGGActtctaaaaattgaattttgaatgtaAGACATGTGGCAACATAGGGTTTGGCACCACCATGCATCACATTAAGTAGTTGTGCATCGATGGGTCGAGGTTGACGTCAAATGGTGGCTACATAATCCCCAATCTACCTTCATTTATAAATAGCTAATCTTTCCTTACAATGCcacattttaccttttttcaaGCTTgccatcatttttttctttcaaccgtTATTCTATTTATTGCTACCATCTTTGGTGTTACTtagactattttttatttttatttttggctctACTCCTTGTTCTCTTATGTAGGTCTACATGGGCATTAGTGACCTTGATCAGTGCCTCAATTATTTGCATGACAAACCAAGTGCTACTAACTCAATCCAAGCTTATGAACCTCACTATGGTGGAAGTAAAAAAGATAACAATAACTACAAAGCTCTAGATGGTGAAAAAAGTGGTTAATTGAATGAAGCCTTAGCCATGCAAGAGGTGGCAGTCCTTAGAGATCCACTTGTCCTATCCAATAAGGATAACTTGTAGTGTATTAAATGCCCACCGGTTAGATAGGTAATTGATCAAGTTATTGATTAGAGCCTTTAGAAAATATCCATGACAGCTAGTTTGCTTCAAATGCATGTATAAAGGCCTTTTAACTATCATTGTTGTTCTTCTAAGAACCTAATATTGATTATCGTTCATGGGGAGAATGTTTTTTTAGTATACCATTGTTCAAAATCTTGCATTTTTAATTAGTCcacttcaattttaattttgtttatatcCCTTAAGCCAAATTGTAAAACTAGGAATTTGTTTCactaaattgttttcattcttGTGAGGAAAAATCTTCAACAAATTTTCTATGAGGAAAAAATTATGTGTGGGGTATTACTTAAGGGTTCTCAAGTGTACAATATCACTTGAAAATTGTAAAGGTCTTTTGAACTACAATCTAAGTGTAAAATGTTTGGAGGCTCTGGCTTGAAAGACCTCGTTGATAGTGAAACATTCACTTTGTTGGACCTTGAGTAAAGTGGATATAGGCCGGGACTAGGTTGAACTACTATAAAACTTGGCATTtagattttcttttcccttctttatttattttaagcaaattttcttttattgttttatatgatATTATTGCTTAAGTTATCTCTTTGCATTCATAAttgataaatttgtaaaaattaacCATCACCCAATTCAAATACCATAAGTTGATTAGGTCATAACATAATGTCAtctcttgttctttttctttgtggGGAATCTTCAATGCTCAAGATCAATACGTTCTCTCCTTCAACCTTGATGATTCAACCATAAGAGACACTATGTCAGCGTGGGAGCTCTCATATGATATTTGTCGAGACTTAGCCCTTCAAGATGTGACTTGATTTATAGATAGTGCTAAAATCCCACAACTCAATGACCCATTTTACTAATTGCTTAGATAGCTTTAACTTATAAAGTGTTTCTCGGATTGCCTAGGAGTGctcaaatttgatttggatttatCTTAATCTCTCGTCACATTATTAAGTGGCTAAAAACTTACCTAAATGTCACAAATGCATACTAATAAAGATTGAGTACCATGTAAATCTAGATTTCTAAAACGTCATGAAAGAGATTCCAACACATGCCATTGGAACTTCCCTAAATGGGAATGCATGTACaagattatttttcttctaatgGGAAAGCTCGATTCCCAAAAAAACTCAAAGCAATAGTAAGTGTTAGAAAAAATCATCAATTAAACAATGAATACAAACACAACTCTTTACCAAACAAAAGTAAACGAAATTCGGATATTTGTCcccataagggcattttggacTTTTCtcccaaaaataaattaaaattattggtTGATATCTTTCCATAAAGATTGTACATTAGAGTACACCCCACTATGCTATACACGTACCTCAAATGTGTCATTTGTCAGTCAACTTATTCGTCTTATTGCACTTTTGTCAAAAAGTTTATAGATTCTctatcttttgttttattttagaaatattacGATTTACGAATGAGCAAAAATTAATGTATAgagagaattttgaaaatttagtgtttaaaatgtaaaaaaaattagactGAATTTTTTAAGGagttaaaagttattttttaaaataattaaattatttataattaaaaaaattggagaaaaattGCTTCCGACAAAAATcttgatttaataaaaaattattatattttttaataaagtttttgtaattctttaaaaattatgattttaatttcaaattaaagtaaaataaaaatatttggatttgtttgataattagaaaataatttttaatgttattttttagaaaatatttatattatttttacaattttaacaccttgaagaaaaagaagtgagaaaattaattttcatatttttaaataagattttatttttaaaaattattattatttttaaaattgacaaccattttttacatttatttgatatattttaaagaaatagcattatatttttaaatattttatttagataaataatataaattggGCCCCACTGCGTAGTGACTAGTGGGGTcgtaattattttctttcattctatttattaaaaGTTCAATATTCACACCTTTAACCgctttttctctctcctttctcTCACCCTCGCTTTTATTTATATACTGTCTCATCTCTGCTACCTCTTCAgtgttttttctctctctaccatGGAAggaaaagcaaaagcaaaagcagAAGCACTTGCTATCCTCTTTTCCTTCCTCTTACTCTCTTTCTTCTCCTTCACCGGTGCCGATAAGCCTCTTGAATACCAGTCTCTGGTTGTGCGTCCACTTGGTGAAAATCCAACCACTAAGTCTCAACTTTCATGGACCGAAACAGAGACCCAAATCAGTACCCTGCCGGTGTCGGAGACGGACCCCACCATGACTATGCATCTCGAACACAGGGATGTTCTGGCTTTCAACGCCACCCCAGAAGCCCTCTTCAACCTCAGGCTCCAGAGGGACGCATTTCGGGTTGAGGCCTTGTCGAAAATGGCGGCCGCAGCCGGAGGCAGGCGTGCCGGACGAAACGGGACTCATGCCCAGGGCGGGGGTTTTAGCAGCTCCGTGACGTCGGGGCTCGCTCAGGGCAGCGGCGAGTACTTCACGCGGTTGGGTGTTGGGACTCCTCCGAAGTACGTGTACATGGTGTTGGATACCGGATCGGATGTCGTGTGGATCCAGTGTGCCCCGTGCCGGAAATGTTATTCTCAGACTGATCCTGTCTTCGATCCGAAGAAATCTGGGTCGTTTTCGAGTATCTCGTGTAGGTCGCCGCTGTGTCTCCGGCTTGACTCGCCCGGCTGCAACTCGAGGCAGTCGTGTCTGTACCAGGTTGCGTATGGTGATGGGTCGTTCACATTTGGTGAGTTCTCCACTGAAACGCTCACCTTTCGCGGAACTAGAGTGCCGAAGGTGGCTCTCGGCTGCGGCCACGACAACGAGGGCTTATTCGTGGGTGCCGCCGGTTTGTTGGGTCTCGGCCGTGGGAGACTCTCGTTCCCCACCCAAACCGGTCTCCGGTTCGGCCGGAAGTTTTCATACTGCTTGGTGGACAGGTCAGCCTCGTCTAAACCGTCCTCCGTTGTGTTCGGACAGTCCGCCGTTTCGCGAACCGCTGTCTTCACTCCTTTAATCACAAACCCTAAACTCGACACCTTCTACTACCTCGAACTCACCGGAATCAGTGTCGGCGGCGCCAGAGTTGCGGGCATCACCGCCTCTCTCTTCAAGCTAGACACCGCCGGAAACGGCGGGGTCATCATCGACTCCGGCACCTCCGTCACCCGCCTCACCCGGCGAGCTTACGTAAGCCTCCGCGACGCCTTCCGGGCCGGAGCAGCGGACTTGAAACGGGCGCCAGACTACTCACTCTTCGATACCTGCTTTGATTTGTCGGGGAAGACGGAGGTGAAGGTGCCGACAGTGGTAATGCACTTCCGCGGAGCTGACGTGTCGCTTCCAGCGACGAACTATCTGATTCCCGTCGACACTAACGGCGTCTTCTGCTTCGCCTTCGCCGGAACCATGAGCGGCCTGTCCATCATAGGGAACATCCAGCAACAAGGGTTCCGGGTTGTCTTCGACGTGGCGGCTTCACGGATCGGGTTCGCTGCCCGCGGCTGCGCCTGAACCGGGTCAGGCCATGGAGGGTCAAATCTCTTTCTTACCctcttctcctttttttttttttttaagtttttctttAAGTTTCAATTTTAACCTAAGCagcaaaaagagagaaagagaggaagtAGGGTTTGGAATGGAAGCGGAACGTGCCTCGCACGTGTGGgttatatatattatgtaagtgtAATACAGGGGTAATTTGGTCAAATACAAAATTGAGTTTACCTCTATCTTCTAGTCGTGATTGTGAATGATGagattatataaatttattgtgGTTTGGAAGATGAggttgaaaaatgatatttataggTGGAAACCTAGTGGTATTTAATCATCAATCTTGTCTACCCAATTACCATTAAGTATTGGATAgctaattaccaaaaataaaattaaattctttcATCAATTATAATCCTAAATcggtataaaaaaattacttatgtGACTACTTCGAGGGTAAACTAGACATTTCcaaatattatacaaaatattggtaatttataggtcttttttaatatatatatttcgataaaataatataggaaattgaaatgaatattttgttttttattttttttataaatggagataagtttggtgatttcatttttaatgtttaatcaACATtgggaatgattatttgtttttattttaatatttgataataatagtaataaaaaaaatgataataatatctttatatatagtttaaaatattatttttatttttatttttaaaaatataaattttgagaatttttttttttactaaataataagactaaccattataattttattatgagacttgttgaatgaaatttaagggtaaaatagtaattttagatttattataaaataaatgaatcaaaatatcaCAAATTTGTGATGTagcattggattttttaaatcattttttatttcatttctatgTTAATCCAATTTATCCAAACATGGCATAGGAACAaggaatgaaagaaatgaaatatctATTATCACGTAAAAAAATACccctattttatatttaagtttttaaataaaattttattctaaaaagtaattaaaaactaattcttaaaatattaccAAATAGATGTTGCATTCTTTTATTTGAtaagaaagtaaaaataaatctaaacatataagaaaatttaattagaatcaaatataatttttattttaatttcaagttCCAAGAATCCAACAGGTGGATTTTCGTGATAGAAGAGGGAGCAAACAAGAGCCATTCGCGGCAGGCTTTGTCTTGACCAAACCAACCCCTTTTTGTCATATATGACGTCTAGATTCGTACCAACAGCTTATATGATAGCTCAAGCTCCATCAGCTacacaagaaaaacaaaggaaCAAAGGGGTGGTGTAATTTTCTGACttggaaatgattttgaaaaacacttttcaaacttctattattttagattttagaaACAAACAAAACCTAGACATGAGACACATGGCTGAGAATCAAATCTCACGAGTCACAACCACCAGCATAAATGGAGAGAAAGCCCATGCTTAGTAATGGTAATACTACATCCCCAGGATGGTCAGGACTCAGGAGGAGGCACATGGCAGCAAGTCAAAAATGGTGGccaccaaatccttcccattATTACAACACCTAACAGCAGAGGTGAGTGGGCTTTTTTCAAAAGCTGTAACTGCTGTCACTTTATCCATGAGTCCCAAAGAaagatttcttttgtttttcccaAAGATTATGGTGGGTCCAAGATGCCACATCCACCCACTATAAGAAAATTCCATGAGAATACCAAACCCTAAATCCTCTCCCAACCCCATGTGACATTGACCAAAGAACATGAAACATATAAGCAATTAATTGGTCGTTGGATGATAGAACAATTGTCTAATCCTTTAGGGAGAGAGATGGATTGAAGCTTAGTAATTCATTTGGGCTTGGTTTGACAAGGGGGTCAGCATGTGGCCCAGATTGATCATGGGCCAACCAGGCCCAAAATGTACCAAGGATGAAGCTACGGAGAGCATAAACCCGATCCAATTGACTTTGAGCACTGAGGTGTAGATTGAGAGATCGTGGACGATGGAGGAAGAGAGCGGAGGAGGGCCGAGG contains:
- the LOC100245075 gene encoding aspartyl protease family protein 2, producing MEGKAKAKAEALAILFSFLLLSFFSFTGADKPLEYQSLVVRPLGENPTTKSQLSWTETETQISTLPVSETDPTMTMHLEHRDVLAFNATPEALFNLRLQRDAFRVEALSKMAAAAGGRRAGRNGTHAQGGGFSSSVTSGLAQGSGEYFTRLGVGTPPKYVYMVLDTGSDVVWIQCAPCRKCYSQTDPVFDPKKSGSFSSISCRSPLCLRLDSPGCNSRQSCLYQVAYGDGSFTFGEFSTETLTFRGTRVPKVALGCGHDNEGLFVGAAGLLGLGRGRLSFPTQTGLRFGRKFSYCLVDRSASSKPSSVVFGQSAVSRTAVFTPLITNPKLDTFYYLELTGISVGGARVAGITASLFKLDTAGNGGVIIDSGTSVTRLTRRAYVSLRDAFRAGAADLKRAPDYSLFDTCFDLSGKTEVKVPTVVMHFRGADVSLPATNYLIPVDTNGVFCFAFAGTMSGLSIIGNIQQQGFRVVFDVAASRIGFAARGCA